One genomic segment of Rivularia sp. PCC 7116 includes these proteins:
- a CDS encoding GIY-YIG nuclease family protein, with the protein MNTQLIDPFKLPTISLSQRKHLPLVCAVYFVLHDNKVVYVGKATVLRQRWDSHHRIKEFKNLPGEVRIAWHKSDSPELIDELEKSMIACFKPSMNGSKVEYATPRKTIYLEPKTMEALKQRANKEKRTVSNLCNLLIEQEMSEWLKLEKTSDAKTEKYSQ; encoded by the coding sequence ATGAATACGCAACTAATTGACCCGTTCAAATTACCCACAATCTCGCTCTCACAACGGAAGCATCTACCCTTAGTTTGTGCAGTCTACTTTGTGCTGCATGACAACAAAGTTGTTTACGTTGGTAAAGCAACAGTACTAAGACAGCGTTGGGATTCTCATCATAGAATTAAGGAATTTAAAAATTTACCTGGTGAAGTTCGCATCGCTTGGCACAAAAGTGATAGTCCAGAGTTAATAGATGAGTTAGAAAAATCCATGATTGCTTGTTTCAAGCCTTCGATGAATGGCTCCAAAGTTGAATATGCAACCCCACGGAAGACAATTTATCTTGAACCGAAAACAATGGAAGCTCTCAAACAACGAGCTAATAAGGAGAAACGAACAGTAAGCAACCTATGCAATTTATTAATTGAGCAAGAAATGAGCGAATGGTTAAAGCTGGAGAAAACTTCAGATGCTAAAACAGAAAAATACAGTCAATAA
- a CDS encoding NYN domain-containing protein, whose translation MGNLHRVMIIADGDNAFMAAQSFNRKINWHKMRDYLADPKEGRELIEMVIYFGLPPAKDRFEEQRKSKEKFIYWAKSNGFLIVTKEGKAKGDGYENNVDVVMAIDAMELALEIKPDIVVLVTGDSDFAYLAQKLRRRGIRVEVASVEQSLGSELKNSANSVVDLTEVFDEFDPHNSNENFHRIGHANVFDA comes from the coding sequence ATGGGAAATCTACATCGAGTGATGATTATAGCTGATGGTGATAACGCTTTTATGGCAGCACAAAGCTTTAATCGTAAAATAAACTGGCATAAAATGCGGGATTATTTAGCTGACCCGAAAGAAGGTAGAGAACTAATCGAAATGGTGATTTATTTTGGTCTACCTCCGGCGAAAGATAGATTTGAAGAACAGCGAAAAAGCAAAGAAAAATTTATTTATTGGGCTAAGAGTAATGGATTTTTAATTGTTACAAAAGAAGGTAAAGCCAAAGGAGATGGTTATGAAAATAATGTTGATGTGGTAATGGCAATAGATGCAATGGAATTAGCTTTAGAAATTAAACCAGATATTGTGGTTTTGGTGACGGGTGATTCGGATTTTGCTTATTTAGCACAAAAATTAAGAAGAAGAGGAATAAGAGTTGAGGTTGCTTCAGTCGAACAATCTTTAGGAAGCGAGTTAAAAAATTCAGCTAATAGCGTGGTGGATTTGACCGAAGTATTTGATGAATTTGACCCACATAATTCTAATGAGAATTTTCACCGAATTGGTCATGCAAATGTTTTTGATGCATGA
- a CDS encoding plasmid partition protein ParG, producing the protein MSNLKNTEDKTVKLVVFLSDDERTQFKIACARSKTSMSQKAKELILAWVESEEEQSS; encoded by the coding sequence GTGTCTAACTTGAAAAACACGGAAGATAAAACCGTAAAGCTTGTGGTTTTTTTGTCAGATGACGAGCGCACACAATTTAAAATCGCTTGCGCTCGTAGCAAAACCTCCATGAGCCAAAAAGCCAAAGAATTAATCCTTGCTTGGGTTGAATCAGAAGAAGAACAATCTTCATAA
- a CDS encoding Uma2 family endonuclease yields MTITPSKLLTFEEFIDWLPQNSAKRYELHDGIIVEMAQPTGKHEKVTGLLAGEVCIEYKRLKLPYFIPKTALVKPPNKSSGYLPDIVLINDANLDNEPLWEKESTVIHSVSIPLIVEVVSTNWEDDYYTKFGNYQAMKIPEYWIADYAALGGRKFIANPKQPTFFVCELIDDEYQMTAFRGDERIISPTFPKLNLTAQQVFDAIV; encoded by the coding sequence ATGACTATTACTCCATCGAAACTATTAACTTTTGAAGAATTTATAGACTGGTTGCCCCAAAATTCTGCAAAACGATACGAATTACACGATGGCATAATTGTAGAAATGGCTCAACCAACTGGTAAACATGAAAAAGTAACGGGTCTTTTAGCAGGAGAAGTTTGCATTGAGTATAAACGCTTAAAACTGCCATATTTTATTCCAAAAACAGCACTAGTAAAGCCACCAAACAAATCGTCAGGTTATTTACCAGATATTGTTTTAATAAATGATGCGAATTTAGATAATGAACCATTGTGGGAAAAAGAATCTACGGTTATTCATAGCGTTTCGATTCCTCTAATAGTCGAGGTTGTTAGTACGAATTGGGAAGATGACTATTACACCAAGTTTGGTAATTACCAAGCTATGAAAATACCCGAATATTGGATAGCTGACTACGCAGCATTGGGTGGAAGAAAATTTATTGCTAATCCCAAGCAACCTACGTTTTTTGTATGCGAATTGATTGATGATGAATATCAGATGACTGCTTTTAGAGGTGACGAGCGAATTATCTCTCCTACTTTCCCCAAACTAAACCTTACAGCACAGCAAGTTTTTGATGCGATTGTTTAA
- a CDS encoding HNH endonuclease has translation MSDSRVKAQLKKSVVKRANGCCEYCRSQESFAIQAFSAEHIIPKSKGGETNLSNLALSCQGCNNHKYNKIQGYDPVSGETVPLYHPRQQLWNDNFAWNNDFTLVIGLNPIGRATVETLKLNREGVVNLRRVLFAMGEHPPS, from the coding sequence ATGTCCGATTCAAGAGTGAAGGCGCAGTTAAAAAAGTCTGTAGTAAAAAGAGCTAACGGATGTTGTGAATATTGTAGAAGCCAAGAAAGTTTTGCAATTCAAGCTTTTTCTGCCGAGCATATTATCCCCAAAAGTAAAGGTGGAGAAACAAATTTAAGTAATTTGGCTCTTTCTTGTCAGGGTTGTAATAATCACAAATATAATAAAATCCAAGGTTATGATCCTGTAAGTGGTGAAACTGTACCTTTGTATCATCCACGTCAACAACTATGGAATGATAATTTTGCGTGGAATAATGACTTTACTCTAGTTATTGGTTTGAATCCAATAGGAAGAGCTACAGTAGAAACTTTAAAGTTAAATCGAGAAGGAGTTGTGAATTTACGACGAGTATTGTTCGCAATGGGTGAACATCCTCCTTCTTGA
- a CDS encoding CRISPR-associated protein — MQNSFFQVAKRFFNPETLIPFLIGAIFLSVLGNAITDILKAIIGDTTPDTVKIAIGSVLIFMFCVWFVTKSITTNLPPIDLGKSSPGKHKGLILLVSREEPCRKAIEHHLPELKYCWLICSSQSLNVAKKLQQDFPKLIIPEPLVIKDVYDPVEFSQVVMNVYDCLPSRWTKDDIIADFTGMTAQGSVGMTIASLLMRQSRLQYTPAESRDGKPTGNSLNPIEIALTEKRLARSKKLKEIH; from the coding sequence ATGCAAAACAGCTTCTTTCAAGTAGCTAAGAGATTTTTTAACCCAGAAACTTTAATACCTTTCCTGATTGGAGCAATCTTTTTATCCGTACTTGGTAATGCGATTACTGATATATTAAAAGCTATTATTGGTGATACCACGCCAGATACGGTTAAAATTGCTATTGGTTCGGTGCTAATTTTCATGTTTTGTGTTTGGTTTGTTACGAAATCAATAACCACAAATTTACCACCGATAGATTTGGGTAAATCCTCACCTGGCAAACACAAAGGATTGATATTATTGGTGAGTAGAGAAGAACCCTGTCGCAAAGCAATAGAACATCATCTACCCGAACTAAAATATTGCTGGTTGATTTGTTCTTCCCAGAGTCTTAACGTTGCTAAAAAACTACAGCAGGATTTTCCTAAATTGATAATTCCCGAACCATTAGTAATCAAAGATGTGTATGACCCGGTAGAATTTTCTCAAGTGGTTATGAACGTTTACGATTGTCTTCCTAGCCGTTGGACAAAAGATGATATTATCGCTGATTTCACGGGAATGACTGCTCAGGGTAGTGTGGGAATGACAATCGCATCTTTATTAATGCGACAATCAAGGTTGCAATATACTCCAGCAGAATCACGAGATGGTAAACCTACTGGAAATTCTTTAAATCCGATTGAAATTGCGTTGACGGAAAAAAGATTGGCGCGAAGTAAAAAATTGAAAGAAATTCATTAA
- a CDS encoding type III-B CRISPR-associated protein Cas10/Cmr2 codes for MTNKIYTVITFAPVQGFIEKSRKLRDLYGSSYLLSYISWVICNAAENHGCTVISPASINVTQGMPNQIIIEGNFPKGEAQSVLLEAWKCITETCREWIETNVEVIEGKKVDYTPWRRTWGLWTKYAWEFFWVQGNEKQSISDVREKLNEKKRARDWTGINWQGESSTLSGADGIAYPKLGFNSDPREYNYQQEKNDVRAFYQALSEKLGESFIKSVRLKVPDEKMSERSQEYGKSFIDPDEELSVPELIKRLITHNVISEKLTERLKNVFGNNGIILKNLAQQINQLSDDLNPTTFKDLSRFKDNLYTGWFQGDGDKAGEFLKSFANTPEEAQETHKFSEEMREWGSYFQELPKNHEMKNWRVIYAGGDDFLGAFYNRKNANDCVNFFSKFKSDTWNQPEPKKITVSVGFVWASANIPQRDILQHCREAEKSAKSSGRDRIAFRILFNNGNNLEWVCSWRLLEEGLLSSYRDREGGQNWTHIYNDVAVLESRHAFDNHGLSVGLGLLEIYFPAYLDVIKNKSKQLQPKYLDLIETIAEILGKESIYYKEVIEVIEELEELEADKLNKASTNWIINLARKILGEKDNYYKENTEELDPDKLNKALTDWIINLAKVGFHLCQQ; via the coding sequence ATGACAAATAAAATTTACACAGTAATTACCTTTGCTCCCGTGCAGGGGTTTATCGAAAAGTCGCGGAAGTTACGAGATTTGTATGGGAGTTCTTATTTACTTTCTTACATATCTTGGGTGATTTGTAATGCTGCTGAAAATCATGGTTGTACAGTCATTTCTCCAGCTTCGATAAATGTTACTCAGGGAATGCCAAACCAGATTATTATTGAAGGTAACTTCCCAAAAGGTGAAGCTCAATCAGTACTCTTAGAGGCTTGGAAATGCATTACAGAGACTTGTCGAGAATGGATTGAAACAAATGTTGAAGTGATTGAAGGAAAGAAAGTTGATTATACTCCTTGGAGAAGAACCTGGGGTTTGTGGACGAAATATGCGTGGGAATTTTTCTGGGTTCAGGGTAACGAAAAGCAAAGTATCAGTGATGTCAGGGAAAAGCTGAACGAAAAAAAACGCGCTCGCGATTGGACTGGGATAAACTGGCAGGGAGAGAGTTCTACCCTTTCCGGTGCAGATGGAATAGCATATCCAAAACTTGGTTTCAATTCCGACCCTCGCGAATATAATTACCAGCAGGAAAAGAACGATGTCAGAGCTTTTTATCAAGCACTCAGCGAGAAATTAGGGGAATCATTCATCAAGTCAGTTAGATTAAAAGTTCCTGATGAAAAAATGAGCGAACGGAGCCAAGAATATGGAAAATCTTTTATCGACCCAGACGAAGAATTAAGCGTACCAGAGTTGATTAAACGATTGATTACCCATAATGTAATTTCTGAAAAATTAACCGAACGACTCAAAAATGTTTTTGGCAATAATGGGATAATTCTTAAAAATCTAGCTCAACAAATAAATCAACTATCAGACGACCTAAATCCCACTACATTTAAAGATCTTAGCCGATTTAAAGACAATTTGTACACTGGTTGGTTTCAGGGTGATGGTGATAAAGCTGGTGAATTCTTGAAAAGTTTTGCAAACACACCAGAAGAAGCTCAAGAAACTCATAAATTTAGTGAAGAAATGAGGGAATGGGGTAGTTACTTTCAAGAATTACCAAAAAATCACGAGATGAAAAATTGGCGTGTTATTTATGCAGGAGGTGATGATTTTTTAGGTGCTTTTTATAATAGAAAAAATGCAAATGATTGTGTAAATTTTTTCTCGAAATTTAAGAGCGATACTTGGAATCAACCGGAGCCAAAGAAAATAACTGTCAGCGTCGGTTTTGTCTGGGCTTCAGCTAATATTCCACAACGGGATATACTACAACATTGCCGAGAAGCTGAGAAGTCAGCAAAAAGTAGCGGACGGGATAGAATTGCTTTTCGCATCTTGTTTAATAACGGTAATAATTTAGAATGGGTGTGTTCTTGGAGGTTATTAGAAGAAGGTTTGTTATCGAGTTATCGGGATAGGGAAGGGGGACAAAATTGGACGCATATATATAATGATGTCGCTGTTTTAGAATCCCGCCATGCTTTTGATAATCATGGTTTAAGTGTTGGATTGGGTTTACTTGAGATATATTTTCCTGCTTATTTGGATGTAATCAAAAACAAAAGTAAACAATTACAACCCAAATATCTGGATTTAATAGAAACGATTGCGGAGATTTTAGGGAAAGAATCTATATACTACAAAGAAGTTATAGAAGTTATAGAAGAGTTAGAAGAGTTAGAAGCAGACAAACTCAACAAAGCTTCAACCAACTGGATAATTAACCTTGCAAGGAAAATTTTAGGGGAGAAGGATAATTACTACAAAGAAAATACAGAAGAGTTAGACCCAGACAAACTCAACAAAGCATTAACCGATTGGATAATTAACCTTGCAAAAGTAGGATTTCATTTATGTCAGCAGTAG
- a CDS encoding M48 family metalloprotease encodes MKYRNARGNLAVIAIMTLFCLSIFSYGVYASYHGLQLFQQGTINFIVGLFFLICIGIPSIYWAVSTIYRYFTAVPSHINQRQIRVINPHLLHEKGLYSDTEKWLCTIVKELSSSEGLPKNPVVGIELCDDNPNAYAVGATRSYAMVVATTGLIKQLNQSQVAAVMAHELGHIANLDTMAKTLLCAALDGVMLILFTPMMLIVWYFGRFVALLMLAAGLIYGLLGNWQHATGLFIGVLVWIILLSHSQI; translated from the coding sequence ATGAAATATAGAAATGCCCGAGGTAATCTTGCTGTGATTGCCATTATGACGCTGTTTTGTTTGAGCATTTTTAGTTACGGAGTATATGCAAGTTACCACGGATTGCAGTTATTTCAGCAAGGAACTATTAATTTTATTGTTGGCTTATTCTTTTTAATCTGTATTGGTATTCCTAGTATTTACTGGGCAGTATCAACAATCTATCGATATTTTACTGCTGTACCTTCTCATATTAATCAAAGACAAATACGAGTCATCAATCCACATTTATTGCACGAAAAAGGTTTATATTCCGACACAGAAAAATGGTTATGTACGATAGTAAAAGAATTATCATCATCAGAAGGTTTACCAAAAAATCCAGTGGTAGGAATTGAATTATGCGACGACAATCCTAATGCTTACGCTGTTGGTGCAACACGCTCCTATGCAATGGTAGTTGCCACTACTGGTTTAATTAAGCAATTAAATCAAAGTCAAGTTGCTGCTGTAATGGCGCACGAATTAGGACATATCGCCAATCTAGACACAATGGCAAAAACATTGCTCTGTGCGGCTCTAGATGGTGTGATGTTAATACTTTTTACGCCTATGATGCTGATTGTATGGTATTTTGGCAGATTCGTGGCTCTATTAATGCTAGCTGCGGGATTAATTTACGGACTTTTGGGCAACTGGCAACATGCAACAGGTCTTTTTATAGGTGTATTGGTTTGGATTATCCTATTGAGCCACTCTCAAATCTAA
- a CDS encoding ThiF family adenylyltransferase, translating to MNTKFSLHIPPKMWSDFQKSMLSSRMFNEEVIGFLFCQRHQVSKRKVRYIPKTWVVPTSECYEHQSTDGLVLTQRFHSYLLENHLFPGLDIVHIHTHAGVGIPEFSYVDNRYESEYAKFIASHFPEKPRLVSGVFDEGLDNCKFRIWDRKGREFQQVDFCNSLFEISDSENIFDNPNLMFARQKTFGETNQKTLNQLKVGLIGCGGIGSIFAELLGRLGVKNWVLVDPDKLEQVNLNRMTGATQEMVEHGWYKVHYVKHLIKKIYACGSHVKTISTAIEAETATQEIANCDLIVVATDNHLSRKTAQEVALKYMRPLVCLGTHIDVKPDGTPRMYCRITVPPLGGDWCLMCGNIINLQRAALESAPSEINHMAENAGYLEGVNDPSVFWLNSICASTAVGVIHGIVSGFMNVDSGIDWIYEFPGSEWRKTDTTYLQTDDCYFCGLNSSENLVQESDYESPDFEEQDFDNSDFIVW from the coding sequence ATGAATACTAAATTTTCTCTACACATACCACCAAAAATGTGGTCTGATTTTCAAAAATCGATGCTCTCTTCTCGGATGTTTAACGAAGAAGTAATTGGTTTTCTATTTTGTCAGCGTCATCAGGTTTCAAAACGCAAAGTTAGATATATTCCCAAGACTTGGGTTGTTCCAACTTCTGAATGCTACGAACATCAATCTACCGATGGTTTGGTTTTAACTCAACGTTTCCATTCTTATCTATTAGAAAATCATCTATTCCCCGGTTTGGATATAGTCCATATTCATACTCATGCTGGTGTGGGTATTCCTGAGTTTTCTTATGTTGATAACCGCTATGAATCAGAATATGCAAAGTTTATTGCATCTCATTTCCCTGAAAAACCCCGTTTGGTTTCGGGTGTGTTTGATGAAGGCTTAGATAATTGTAAGTTTCGGATATGGGATAGGAAGGGAAGAGAATTTCAGCAGGTTGATTTTTGTAATTCATTATTTGAAATCTCTGATTCTGAAAATATTTTTGACAACCCTAATTTAATGTTCGCTCGTCAAAAAACATTTGGGGAAACCAATCAAAAAACTTTGAATCAATTGAAAGTAGGATTAATCGGTTGTGGTGGAATTGGTTCTATTTTTGCGGAATTATTAGGTCGTCTGGGTGTCAAAAATTGGGTGCTAGTTGACCCCGATAAACTAGAACAAGTCAACTTAAATCGAATGACGGGTGCAACTCAGGAAATGGTTGAACATGGCTGGTATAAAGTCCATTATGTCAAGCATCTGATTAAAAAAATTTACGCTTGTGGTTCTCATGTCAAAACCATATCGACTGCTATTGAAGCCGAAACAGCCACGCAAGAAATAGCTAATTGCGATTTGATTGTCGTTGCTACAGATAATCATCTTTCTCGCAAAACTGCTCAAGAAGTTGCATTAAAGTATATGCGTCCTTTGGTATGTTTGGGGACTCACATCGACGTAAAACCAGATGGCACACCGCGAATGTACTGTAGAATTACAGTTCCTCCGCTGGGTGGTGATTGGTGTTTGATGTGCGGTAATATCATCAACTTACAACGTGCTGCTTTAGAGTCTGCACCATCAGAAATTAATCATATGGCTGAAAATGCGGGTTATTTAGAAGGAGTAAACGACCCCTCAGTATTTTGGTTGAATAGTATTTGTGCAAGTACCGCTGTGGGAGTGATTCACGGGATAGTAAGCGGTTTTATGAATGTGGATTCCGGGATTGATTGGATTTATGAGTTTCCCGGTAGTGAATGGCGCAAAACTGATACCACATATTTACAGACGGATGATTGTTATTTTTGTGGGTTGAATAGTTCGGAAAATTTAGTTCAAGAATCTGATTATGAAAGTCCAGATTTTGAAGAGCAAGATTTTGATAATTCGGATTTTATTGTCTGGTAA
- a CDS encoding type III-B CRISPR module-associated Cmr3 family protein → MSAVETSSNTSEQTKYLPPRSPFTHLIIIEPLGLLYGSSGRFLSPENLVGRSGSNFPPTAATLSGLFAASQNENADIRDLMLAGPFWGDVDELTSSEQNFYVPTPKNCLVKDGKIVDKLSWNRELEAWRNKDNETPVDKYDNNTWLAINNWNNPEEVKKNPWKFLAHLHPRLELEERHVIRNHEEQGSLFLENSVQMETGTCLVYLSNTKLEPGWYRFGGEGHMVDVRCEPLSQSLSELLNKPVGKKFALITPAVWGSNRLSKRVPVCLEKRDQTFYQQEQPIPENQEKNVWELEALFTSRPIPFRYRLGNRENENQQENKHPFQPPKLLSRGRYAVPAGTVYILKEPINQPWQEWNPNWFPREGPSLKRWGCGLALPLE, encoded by the coding sequence ATGTCAGCAGTAGAAACCAGTTCTAACACATCCGAACAAACAAAATATCTTCCTCCTCGCTCCCCGTTTACCCATTTAATTATCATCGAACCACTGGGTTTACTCTACGGTAGTTCCGGAAGATTTCTCTCACCAGAAAACTTAGTGGGACGTTCTGGTAGTAATTTTCCTCCCACTGCTGCGACTTTATCGGGTTTATTTGCAGCTTCTCAAAATGAAAATGCAGATATCCGCGATTTAATGTTAGCTGGACCGTTTTGGGGAGATGTAGATGAGTTAACCTCATCCGAACAAAACTTTTACGTACCAACTCCAAAAAACTGTTTAGTTAAAGATGGAAAAATTGTTGATAAATTAAGTTGGAATCGCGAACTTGAAGCTTGGAGAAATAAAGACAATGAAACTCCTGTGGATAAATATGATAATAATACTTGGTTAGCAATTAATAATTGGAATAATCCCGAAGAAGTTAAGAAAAATCCTTGGAAATTCTTGGCTCATTTGCATCCACGCTTGGAATTAGAAGAACGACACGTAATTAGAAATCACGAAGAACAAGGAAGTTTATTTCTAGAAAATTCGGTTCAGATGGAAACTGGTACTTGTTTGGTTTATCTTTCCAACACTAAACTTGAACCCGGTTGGTATCGTTTTGGTGGTGAAGGACATATGGTTGATGTCCGATGCGAACCTCTAAGTCAATCACTTTCTGAATTACTCAATAAACCCGTAGGAAAGAAATTTGCATTAATTACTCCTGCAGTTTGGGGTTCCAATCGGTTATCAAAGCGAGTACCCGTTTGTTTAGAAAAACGCGACCAGACTTTTTACCAGCAAGAACAACCAATACCAGAAAACCAAGAAAAAAATGTTTGGGAACTAGAAGCACTTTTTACATCTCGTCCCATACCATTTCGTTACCGTTTGGGGAATCGTGAAAATGAAAATCAGCAAGAAAATAAACATCCATTTCAACCACCAAAATTATTATCTCGCGGACGTTACGCGGTTCCTGCTGGTACAGTTTACATCTTAAAAGAACCAATAAATCAACCTTGGCAAGAATGGAATCCGAACTGGTTCCCTAGAGAAGGTCCTTCACTTAAGCGTTGGGGATGTGGTTTAGCGTTACCGCTTGAATAG
- a CDS encoding M48 family metalloprotease, with product MLPTITKSLVTLLTFWHSRWREYHADAVAARLTSVDDMVSALATLESLPFQPSKKNREQMATLWIRVAMTEDTGIFHWLKHTHPPIHKRIEALRRGTFLK from the coding sequence ATGTTGCCAACAATAACCAAATCTCTTGTTACATTACTAACCTTTTGGCATAGTCGTTGGCGAGAATATCATGCCGATGCCGTAGCAGCGAGATTAACCAGCGTTGATGATATGGTATCAGCATTAGCTACTCTTGAGAGTTTACCTTTTCAACCATCTAAGAAAAATAGAGAACAGATGGCTACATTGTGGATTCGGGTAGCAATGACAGAAGATACGGGGATTTTTCATTGGTTGAAGCACACGCACCCGCCCATTCATAAAAGAATCGAAGCTTTAAGACGCGGGACTTTTCTTAAATGA
- a CDS encoding RAMP superfamily CRISPR-associated protein, with translation MYHKAYGIIETLAPLHIGASAGEETGNLNLIFRDQFTQTGIIPGSSIRGRFRADMRPNSKDNERKWYGHEAISGEENKTTEALIKFEYASLVWLPVFCPGQPIVWITCPRLLKRYKQIASISAEIPKPYSAPKALQSRQVGTNHRVLFFNLGFIEIEHDDNLTDWIPSGTDFNRDNLLVVADNDIAMLHDMALYRQSRVKLADSEKKVEGGAFFNVEALPEGSVLVFPIALKETGWQPFGDSTESQDLYFGGLESIGFGHCRVKLAGDY, from the coding sequence ATGTATCACAAAGCTTACGGAATTATTGAAACCTTAGCACCGCTACATATTGGAGCAAGTGCTGGAGAAGAAACAGGAAATTTAAACTTGATTTTTCGCGACCAATTTACTCAAACGGGGATTATTCCCGGTAGTTCGATTCGCGGGAGATTTCGAGCAGATATGCGCCCAAATTCTAAGGATAATGAAAGAAAATGGTACGGTCATGAAGCGATATCGGGAGAGGAAAACAAAACTACAGAAGCATTAATAAAATTTGAATATGCTTCTTTGGTATGGCTTCCGGTATTTTGTCCCGGTCAACCGATTGTTTGGATTACCTGTCCGAGATTGCTTAAACGCTACAAGCAAATTGCTAGTATATCAGCAGAAATACCAAAGCCATATTCGGCTCCAAAAGCTTTACAAAGTCGTCAAGTTGGCACCAATCACAGAGTTCTATTTTTCAACTTGGGTTTTATCGAAATTGAACACGATGATAATCTTACTGATTGGATACCAAGCGGTACCGATTTTAATCGCGATAATTTATTGGTAGTTGCTGATAATGATATTGCGATGCTACACGATATGGCGCTTTACCGTCAAAGTCGCGTGAAATTAGCAGATAGCGAAAAGAAGGTTGAAGGAGGAGCATTTTTTAACGTCGAAGCTCTACCAGAAGGAAGCGTTTTAGTTTTTCCTATTGCTTTAAAAGAAACAGGTTGGCAGCCTTTTGGTGATAGTACAGAATCTCAAGATTTGTATTTTGGTGGCTTAGAATCGATTGGATTTGGTCATTGTCGGGTGAAGTTAGCAGGAGACTATTAA
- a CDS encoding DUF4112 domain-containing protein: MDINKSLPVKIQAHEANLIQTKHEIQKFIKMSEGLLFDQVGLDALIGAIPGVGGMYTGIMGIWLLLQSYKVRAENEDKLMIVALTFVDVVVGIVPIFGDIIDTFLRVHALNGSRLITHIDKQLSLIENTREQLNQGFNPDLSSLENLLLR; encoded by the coding sequence ATGGACATCAATAAATCCTTACCTGTGAAGATTCAAGCTCATGAAGCAAATTTAATTCAGACTAAACATGAGATTCAGAAGTTTATCAAAATGTCTGAAGGTTTATTGTTTGACCAAGTTGGGCTTGATGCTCTTATTGGAGCGATTCCTGGAGTCGGTGGAATGTATACGGGAATAATGGGTATTTGGCTACTATTACAATCCTACAAGGTACGAGCCGAAAACGAGGATAAATTAATGATTGTTGCTCTTACTTTTGTTGATGTAGTGGTAGGAATAGTCCCTATTTTTGGTGACATTATCGATACATTTTTACGAGTTCATGCTTTGAATGGTAGTCGCTTGATTACACATATCGATAAACAACTTTCATTAATTGAAAATACTAGAGAACAGTTAAATCAAGGTTTTAATCCCGATTTAAGTTCATTGGAAAATCTATTGCTTCGATAA
- a CDS encoding E2/UBC family protein: MAITISKDKSGFKPSSRIIEELKLLEKVAKNIIVGSKTVGDTRYTAVLIKGMPLSSQKFKVSNTDVLFLLPSDYPRLPPIGCYLNYPWNTVGEGDHHFTRQSYYGAPFLSEQGWYWYCVGLGGGFNHDVWLNSWRPSNNAENGHNLTTLFVTARHAINSDD, from the coding sequence ATGGCAATTACAATTAGTAAAGATAAATCGGGATTTAAACCTAGTTCGCGAATTATAGAAGAACTTAAGCTATTAGAAAAAGTTGCTAAAAATATAATCGTTGGTAGCAAGACTGTTGGTGATACTAGATATACCGCTGTTTTGATTAAGGGAATGCCTTTATCTTCTCAAAAATTTAAGGTTTCCAATACCGATGTTTTGTTCCTATTACCATCGGATTATCCACGGCTTCCTCCCATTGGCTGCTATCTAAATTATCCTTGGAATACTGTAGGAGAAGGCGACCATCATTTTACCAGACAAAGCTATTACGGTGCCCCATTTTTAAGCGAACAAGGATGGTATTGGTACTGCGTCGGATTAGGAGGAGGATTCAATCATGATGTTTGGTTGAATTCTTGGCGACCTAGTAATAATGCGGAAAACGGTCACAATCTCACGACATTGTTTGTGACAGCACGTCATGCGATTAATAGTGACGATTAA